In Tachypleus tridentatus isolate NWPU-2018 chromosome 7, ASM421037v1, whole genome shotgun sequence, a genomic segment contains:
- the LOC143255172 gene encoding uncharacterized protein LOC143255172 has translation MCVRARLWFLLMLLILVNCDKQSINNESITTDGITDETNSALNVSSNAYCSGDCIHPVAHLVCSQLRNRGCKEKFLRCCLAKVLNIGTVVKTSALLLTDEVTVSTSNGAPGDSLSLESRIDISPSAVDMNVRCPGICIQSEFLRFCKNVIDNGYCNHGKTCCATNNNEELSASMISETITSPPELQCHGTCVAPLFSSLCDNISSVYHCPSGGHCCINQFPSTSTTTASAGPCLGTCIPTFLSGVCNKPAELVVRTTDCASGTICCITHNQEDQAVFESLTGHLTTPLFEGSLPPIGTQFNEPEKRPISSSEHPPLCPGPCLSRFLKFACFGNNAIYSGFRCLKEGHVCCAPLAEINRYEQALQSSNGSLTLGNFSVADQDNQPHVCGIKGEGEREGRVVGGFDSEAGEWCWQVALINAQNQYLCGGALIGPQWVLTAAHCITNIVRKGDSLYVRAGDLNLASQYGSPGAQTQRVSTNYIHHNHNSQTLDNDIALLKLEMTMELENGVCLVCLPRRDGVGIPGTKCTVTGYGFNGEAGPIALKIREAEVPIVAEQECTVKINTVTENLFILPASSFCAGGEKGNDACQGDGGGPLVCEMDGYYELTGLVSWGFGCGQEGVPGVYVKVSAFIGWINQIISVNNL, from the exons ATGTGTGTCCGTGCGAGACTGTGGTTTCTTTTAATGTTGCTGATTTTGGTCAACTGTGACAAACAATCTATAAATAACGAAAGTATCACAACAGACGGGATTACAG ATGAAACAAACAGCGCCTTAAATGTTTCTAGTAACGCATACTGTTCAGGTGATTGTATTCACCCCGTTGCCCATTTGGTGTGTAGTCAGTTGCGAAACAGGGGCTGTAAAGAAAAATTCCTTCGTTGCTGTCTTGCTAAAGTACTTAATATTGGAACAGTCGTGAAAACTTCTGCTCTGTTGCTAACAGATGAAGTGACAGTTTCTACTTCTAATGGAGCCCCTGGTGACAGCCTTTCTTTGGAAAGTAGGATAGACATTTCACCATCAGCAGTGGATATGAATGTACGTTGTCCAGGTATATGTATTCAATCCGAATTCTTACGTTTTTGTAAAAATGTCATAGACAATGGATATTGTAACCATGGGAAAACATGTTGTGCAACTAACAATAACGAGGAGCTTTCTGCATCCATGATATCTGAAACAATAACATCACCGCCAGAATTACAATGCCACGGAACCTGTGTGGCACCCCTCTTTAGCTCTCTGTGTGACAACATAAGTTCTGTCTACCATTGCCCGTCAGGTGGACATTGTTGTATAAACCAGTTTCCTTCCACCAGCACTACAACTGCGTCTGCTGGTCCGTGTCTTGGAACCTGTATTCCTACCTTCTTGAGTGGTGTATGTAATAAACCAGCGGAGCTGGTGGTCAGGACAACCGATTGTGCTAGTGGAACCATTTGTTGCATCACACATAATCAAGAAGACCAAGCTGTATTCGAAAGCTTAACTGGGCACTTGACTACGCCACTCTTTGAAGGATCTCTCCCCCCCATCGGGACCCAGTTTAACGAGCCAGAAAAACGTCCTATTTCTTCAAGCGAACATCCACCTTTGTGTCCTGGACCTTGTCTATCCAGGTTTCTAAAGTTTGCATGCTTTGGTAACAACGCCATCTATTCGGGGTTCAGATGTCTGAAGGAAGGGCACGTCTGTTGTGCCCCCTTGGCGGAAATTAATCGCTATGAACAAGCTCTCCAGTCGAGCAATGGAAGTTTAACACTGGGCAACTTTTCAGTTGCTGATC AGGATAATCAACCTCATGTCTGTGGGATAAAGGGAGAAGGAGAGCGAGAAGGGCGGGTGGTTGGAGGTTTTGACTCTGAGGCCGGAGAATGGTGTTGGCAG gTAGCACTGATTAATGCCCAAAACCAATATTTGTGTGGTGGCGCTCTAATTGGCCCACAATGGGTGCTGACTGCAGCACACTGCATAACAAA CATTGTCAGAAAAGGGGATTCACTGTACGTCAGGGCAGGAGATTTAAACCTCGCCAGCCAATACGGTAGTCCAGGAGCTCAAACTCAACGGGTGTCCACCAATTACATCCATCACAACCATAACAGCCAGACCTTGGACAACGATATTGCTTTACTGAAGCTTGAGATGACCATGGAACTCGAGAACGGAGTGTGTTTGGTATGTTTACCCAGACGGGACGGCGTGGGAATCCCTGGCACCAAATGTACCGTCACTGGTTACGGCTTCAATGGAGAAG CCGGTCCTATTGCGCTGAAAATTCGGGAAGCGGAAGTCCCTATCGTAGCTGAACAGGAGTGTACAGTAAAAATCAACACTGTAACCGAAAATCTCTTTATTCTACCGGCTAGCAGCTTCTGTGCAGGGGGAGAGAAAGGAAACGACGCTTGCCAG GGTGATGGCGGAGGACCTCTGGTGTGCGAGATGGACGGCTACTACGAACTGACTGGGCTGGTGTCTTGGGGATTTGGTTGTGGCCAGGAAGGAGTGCCGGGAGTTTACGTAAAGGTTTCAGCGTTCATCGGCTGGATCAACCAGATTATTAGTGTAAATAACTTGTAA